The sequence CGTCGCAACTACGTCAGCCAACGGCAGGTCATTGATTAGCACGTCGTAAATACTGTCCACTTCAGCGTGGTGTTCAATGCCCAATGCAGTGGATGCGTTTCCCTGCGGGTCGATGTCGATAACCAGAACATTCAGTCCACCCTTCGCCAGAGCGGCTGCAAGGTTGACGGTGGTCGTGGTCTTGCCGACTCCACCCTTCTGATTGGAAATGGTGAAATAGCGGGTCTTCTCAGGCGCGGGCACCTTGCGGGCCTCCAAAGCTTCACGACGACGATGTTCACTAGCTATCTGAGTAGCCAAAGGCGAGGACGAGTCGTTGAAATCAAACGCGCTATTCGATGAATCCTTAGTCTTAGACAAAGGTAAAACTCCTCCTCGTGACTTGATGCACTCTTAGAACGTGACGTGCACCGACAATGTTTCACGTGAAACATTCAAAACAAGTCATATAGACTGCGAAATGGCTTCACCCTTGAAACTTCTAAGGATGAGAGCCATTTCGCTTCTATAACTCTTTAATAGACTATCGTGTCAGCCTTAGCCAACCTTGATGCGAACCACCGTAGTCGGCTCTGCCAGGATGCTTTCGCCCACAGTAAGCACCTCGGTTTCCTTACCGCCAAGCTTGCGGATGGCCTTGGTTGCCTTCGAAATCTCTTCGGCAGCGGAGCGGCCCTTGATAGCGATGAGCTCGCCGTGGCCATGCAGCAGAGGAATGGTTAAACCGGCCAGGTTGGTCAGCGCTGACACTGCACGGGCAGTGACATAGCGTGCATTGACCACATCAACCATCTGCTCTGCGCGTCCGCGCATCACGGTGACGTTGGTCAGTCCCAGGTCATCGATAACCTCGGAGAGCCAGATGCAACGGCGCTCCAAAGGCTCAATCAGGGTCAGCTTGAGGTCAGCGCGAGCGATGGCCAAGCAAAGGCCTGGGAGGCCCGCTCCGGAGCCTACGTCGGCTACCTCGGCGTCCTTTTCCATGACTTCTTCAATCACGGCGCAATTCAGAACGTGACGGGACCACAGACGCGGTACTTCACGTGGCCCGAGCAGGCCGCGTTCGATACCGGAGGTCGCCAGGTGCTCTACATAGCGCTTGGCGAGATCCAGGCGATCGCCGAAGATCTTTTCGGCGGCTAGGGTCTCTTCTGCAGTAAGGCTGAGGTCCTCAGTCATGGCGTTGGTCCTTAGGTCGATCAGCACGCTTTCGCGTGATGGGTCTTAGCTGTCCAGTACCGAAATGACGATATGGCGTCGGGTCGATTCGCCCTCAGATTCCGAGTGCAATCCTGCATCGGCGATTACGTCGTGGACGAGCTTACGCTCGTAGGCGCTCATTGGATCCAAATGGACCTTCTCGCCGGTTTCACGAACGGTGGCCACAGCATCTTCAGCGATCTTGCGAAGCTCCTCAGCGCGGTCTGCGCGGTAGCCGCCGATATCCAGGATCAAGCGTGAGCGTTCACCAGTGGCCGTGAGTACCGCCAGGCGGGTGAGTTCCTGCAATGCATCCAGAACTTCACCGTCCTTGCCTACAAGGCTTTCGAGCGAGGCGTCATCGTCCTCGGTAAGGATCGAGATGTAGGTGCGTCCGCCGCGGATTTCGATGTCAATGTCGCCATCGAGATCAGCGATATCCAGAAGTTCTTCAAGGTAGTCGGCAGCGACGTCACCCTCATCTAGAACTTCCTGATCATCATCGATCTGGTTTTCCAGCTCTGGGATGTCGATGTTCTCCGTTGCAGTCATGGCTACTTCTTCTTTCGACGGTTCTTGCGCTGTGGCTGTGTACGCTGGCCCTTGGCGGCCTGCTCTGCTGCGGCCTGCTCTGCTGCTTCAGCGTCTTCCTTCTTTACGCCTACTGGAGGCAGACCCTTGGCTGCACGGCGGGCGTTCAATTCGCGCTCTGCTTCAGAACCAGGGGTTGGGTTGTTGCGGATAACCCAGAACTGCTGGCCCAAGGTCCAGAGGTTCGAAGCGGTCCAGTAAATCAGCACACCGATTGGGAAGTTGATGCCACCGATACCGAAGACCAGAGGCAGGATGTAAAGCATCATCTTCTGCTGCTGCATGAATGGGCCCTGCAGGGCTTCGGCGCTCATGTTCTTGGTCATCAGCTGGCGCTGGGTGAAGAACTGCGATGCGGTCATGGCAAGGATCATGACCACGGCAACGATGATTACTGCCCAGTTGACGGCACCGGAGTTGATGGTGCCCAAGAAGGTCTCGGACAGTGGAGCACCGAGAATCGAAGACTGGTCGAAGCTGCGGATATGTTCAGCGGAGAGGGCACCGATCGAACGGCCGTCATCACTGGCGCGCGAAGCTTCGTTGAGAACTCGGAACAGTGCGAAGAAGAATGGCATCTGCACGAGCAGGGGCAAGCAGGAAGACA comes from Glutamicibacter arilaitensis Re117 and encodes:
- a CDS encoding Jag family protein — translated: MTATENIDIPELENQIDDDQEVLDEGDVAADYLEELLDIADLDGDIDIEIRGGRTYISILTEDDDASLESLVGKDGEVLDALQELTRLAVLTATGERSRLILDIGGYRADRAEELRKIAEDAVATVRETGEKVHLDPMSAYERKLVHDVIADAGLHSESEGESTRRHIVISVLDS
- the yidC gene encoding membrane protein insertase YidC, producing MNNFLDTILTPFTYVVSWVLWAFHELFTTIGMNADSGVTWTLSIIFLVLLIRTLLIPVFVKQIKSQRAMQALQPDLRKLQAKYKGKTDQMSRQAMVQEQQALFKKHKTNPLSSCLPLLVQMPFFFALFRVLNEASRASDDGRSIGALSAEHIRSFDQSSILGAPLSETFLGTINSGAVNWAVIIVAVVMILAMTASQFFTQRQLMTKNMSAEALQGPFMQQQKMMLYILPLVFGIGGINFPIGVLIYWTASNLWTLGQQFWVIRNNPTPGSEAERELNARRAAKGLPPVGVKKEDAEAAEQAAAEQAAKGQRTQPQRKNRRKKK
- the rsmG gene encoding 16S rRNA (guanine(527)-N(7))-methyltransferase RsmG, translated to MTEDLSLTAEETLAAEKIFGDRLDLAKRYVEHLATSGIERGLLGPREVPRLWSRHVLNCAVIEEVMEKDAEVADVGSGAGLPGLCLAIARADLKLTLIEPLERRCIWLSEVIDDLGLTNVTVMRGRAEQMVDVVNARYVTARAVSALTNLAGLTIPLLHGHGELIAIKGRSAAEEISKATKAIRKLGGKETEVLTVGESILAEPTTVVRIKVG